GCGAACACAATCAAACAAACCCCCATCGCGGAGGTGCGCCAGTTTATCCTGGATGAACTGGCGGCCATCGCGCCCCAGCTCGACGTGTCGTATTCCGGCAGCGATGTCGGCCGCATCACCCGTGGCGCCGCCCTCGCACTGCGCGCCCGTCTCAATCTTTACATGAAGAAATGGGACGACGCCATCACCGACAGCCGCGCCGTGATGCAACTCGGCTACAAGCTCGACACCAGCTACGCCAATGTTTTCCGCATCAAATTTGAAAATAATACCGAAGTAATCCTCGACGTGCAGTACATGGAAAACATCGTGCCCAACGAATGGCTGGGCATCATGCCTTCGCGCGGTTATGGTGGATGGGGTTCCGTAGTGCCTTCGCAGGCGCTGGTAGACGCTTATGAAATGGCAAATGGCAAACCGATCACCGATCCTGCTTCCGGTTATAACCCCGACGATCCGTACACCAACCGCGACCCGCGCCTGCAGGCCAGCATCGTTACCCCCGGCCAGCGCTACAACGGCAGGATTTACGATCCGCTGGACCCGGAATCCGAAGATTATTACCTGGGCGACAACAACTCCAAAACCGGCTACCTCTATAAAAAGTGGACCTCCGATTTCAGCGATTACGCCAATATCTGGAACACCGGCCTCAACGCCATCGTGATCCGTTACCCCGAAGTGCTGCTTACCTACGCCGAAGCGATGATCGAGAAAGGTACGATCGACAACACGGTATATGACGCGATCGACGAAGTGCGCAAACGCGCGAAGATGCCCGTTACCGACCGCACCGTGTATACCGGCCAGGTGAAAATGCGCGAACTGGTACGCCGCGAAAGAAGGGTGGAACTGGCGCTGGAAGGCCTTCGCTGGAACGACATTAAACGCTGGGAGATCGGGCCCGCTGTGCGCAACGGCAAACTGTTCGGGATGCGCACCGGCTCGGTGGACCCTGTAACGGGCAAACTCACACTCACCGGCGATCATGTGGAAGTGGAAAACCGTCTTTTCGACGCTTCGAAGAATTATGTGTGGCCCGTTCCGCAAAAAGAGCTGGATGTGAACAAGCACCTTGACCAGAATCCGAATTATTGATAAACCCCGTTAGTTGCTACTCTTTGTTACATGTAAGCCCGCCGGAACCGGCGGGTTTTTTTATGCCGCCGGTACATGAAAACAGCCGTATGTCCGCACGATAAGTTGACATCGGGCCGCATTTCCTATATTTAGTCCAATGCAGCGTTTCCAACAATATTTCATGTGGATGGCGGCCGCCCTGGCGATGGCGCCCCTGTTGTTGCGCGGCCAAAGCTTCACGGAGCAGTCGCGCGTATTCACCGATACACCCCGCCATTATGTTTGCCAGCGTGCTACCATGCCGCTTGTGATCGACGGCCGCGATACCGAGAATGCCTGGCAACAGGCGGAATGGACGGATGATTTCACCGACATCGAAGGCGCGAAGAAGCCCGCGCCGTTGTTCCGTACGCGGGTGAAAATGTTATGGGATGATGAAAAACTATACGTTTTCGCCGAACTGAAGGAACCGCACGTTTGGGCGACACTCCGGCAGGCCGATACTATTATTTATTACGACAATGATTTCGAAATGTTCCTCGACCCGCCGGGCAACTCGCGGGAATATTTCGAGATAGAAGTGAACGCCCATAACACGGTGATGGACCTGTTCATGCCGCGCGCTTACCGTGCGGGCGGAAAGGCCATGCTGTCGTGGGATGTGAAAGGACTGCAAACTGCGGTGCATGTGAAAGGAACGCTGAATAACCCCCGCGACAAGGATACTTCCTGGACGGTGGAAATGGCGATCCCTTTCCGCGCGCTCGCCGCTTATCATACCCGTTCCATTCCCCGCAACGGCGACACCTGGCGCGTGAATTTCTCGCGGGTGCAGTGGCAGTATGAGATCGAAGGAAATGCCTACCGCAAACGCCCGAAAACGCCGGAGTACAATTGGGTATGGTCGCCGCAGGGGATAGTAGACATGCACGCCCCCGAGCGCTGGGGCTTCCTGCAATTCTCGGCGCAGCCGGCGGGGGAGCGGGTTGCGTACAAAACACCGGAATACGTGGAAGCGGAAAAGTTCCTTTGGGAATTGTATTACCGCCAACATCAATACCGCCGCGCCAACGGCAAATACACAGCGGATTTGACCGCGCTGAAACTGGATAAGCATTCATTTGATTTTAATATGGAAGCCACCGGGCGGCAGTTCTCCGCTGTCATCCGGCAGGGCAGCAGAACTATCATCATCGATCACGAAGGAAAAATCATCCGATATGAATAAACGTCATTTTCTGAAGTCGCTCGGGCTGGGAAGCCTCGCGCTCGCAACACCGTCGCTGGCCATGGCTGGCATGCAGGGGGAAGCTAAAAAGATCGCCGGGCCGGTGCGCCACCGTATCTGGATCAACCCCAGCGCCAAAGATACCGACGCCGAACTGAAGAAACGTTACGCGGATTACCGTGCCGCGGGTATCGGGGTGATTTATTTCGAGGAAGACAGCGAGCGCCACTTCCGCGCCGCCAAAGCCGCCGGCATAGAAGCGCACCGCTGGTTCTGGACGATGAACCGCAACGAAAAGGAGCTCCGCGAACAGCATCCCGAACTGTTTTCCGTGAACCGGAAAGGCGAATCCTGCGCTACCAAACCGCCGTATGTGGGGTATTACCGCTTTCTCTGCCCGAACCAGCCCGGCACCTTGCAGTACCTGAAATCCAAAGCGGAAGAACAGGTGGCGAAGGATTATATCGACGGGCTGCATCTCGATTATGTCCGCTTCGTGGACGTGATCCTGCCCGTGAATTTGTGGGATAACTATAAAATTGATCAGTCGAAGGAATTGCCGGAGTACGACTTCTGCTACTGCAAAACCTGCCGCGATAAGTATGCCGGTATTTACGGGAAAGATCCGCTGGAAATGGAGCATCCCGATCAAAGCCCTTCCTGGCGCAAGTTCCGGTACGACAGTATCACGCACATCGTCCGCAATTTATCGGAGGTGGCCCACGCGAAAAAGAAACCCATTACGGCGGCGGTATTTCCCACGCCGGAGATCGCGAAGCGGATTGTGCGGCAGGATTGGGTAAACTGGCCCCTCGACGCCGTGTGTCCCATGATCTATCACGGTTTCTACCGCGAAGGTGTGCAATGGATCGGCGACGCGGTGGCGGAAGGGGTGAACGCCCTGAACGGGAAATTCCCGCTATACGCCGGCCTCTACCTGCCGGATTTCAACGGCAATCACGACGATATCCGCAAAGCCATCCGCCTCGCGCTCGACAACGGCGCGGCCGGCGCTTCCATTTTCGGATCCGTAACGCCGCAGCTCCTCGGCATCCTCCGCGAAACGGCGGGTTAACGTCGCTTACATCTCATTTACGGCGCCGGAGTCACCGCTTCCAGCTGCGTGAGCGCATCGCGGAACTGCCGGTTGCTCACCGAATCGAGGCGGTTGGCCGGGTTCGAAAGAAAAGTGTGGAGCGCCTGGCGATACTCTTCCCGGAAGGATTCGTTGGCAGGACTGGCAGATAGCTGGTTGCGGGCCTTGTCTACCAGCTCGCGGTTGGCGGCAATGATGCGCATCTTGCCGAAAGTAGATTCGTCGGCCATGATCACGATGTTTTCTTCGTAACCAGGAACGTAGCGCGTAACAAAGACTTGTCCGGCCGGAGGGATGAGCACTTCATTCCGGATGGGCCAGATAGGTGCCGACATGCTGGTGAAGGAGGTTTTCACATCTTTCCCCTGCGCTTTGGCAATCACCGCGTATTCGAAGATATATTGATCGTTGAGCGTGGAATTGGTTTGCGTGGCCTGGATCACGACGGCGGTTCCCGGAGTGCCCCAGGCCTGGAGGAACCAGGCGTTCAGCATGGAAGCCGTGAAGATATTGGCCATCGCCAAAAGGAATCCCGGAACGAGGAGCCACAAACGGCGGGTAAGCACGGCGATGCCGGCGAAGATGGCGAGAATGATAAAGAAAGACCAGGCCGGATGCTGGCTGAGAAAAAACAAAACTGCAGATATGGCTTTCATTTTTGTACGGTTTTTCGGTCAGTGAAGGACGCATTCCCCCGCGCCCGTGTAATTTTTTCTCCTTTCATGCAAAAACTGTGCGAATACTGGATTTTATTTCTGTATCTTGTTTTTGCAATCGAATGAAATTCTGATATGATGAACAACGACTATTCCCGGAGGAGGTTCCTCCAACAGGCCATGCTGGCCTCTGCAGCACTTGCCACGCCCGGTTTTTTGATGGCCCGCGGCATGGCAGCCCCCCGGAAGATCGGGGCCAACGAAAAAGTGAACCTGGCGGTGATCGGAATCGGTAACCGCGGCGGTGAAATCATCCGTGAATTGTATAAAACAGGCCTCTGCAACATCGTAGCACTTTGCGACGTGGATATGGGCGCTCCCCATACCCTGGAAATTATGAAAATGTTCCCGGACGTTCCCAGATTCCAGGATTTCCGTAAGATGTTCGACAAGATGGGCAAGCAAATCGATGCGGTGTCTGTCGGCGTCCCCGACTTCGCGCATTTCCCCATCACCATGATGGCTATCGGTCTCGGCATCCACGTATATGTGGAAAAACCGATGGCGCGTACTTTCCAGGAAGTGGAACTGATGATGAAAGCTGCCGCGAAAAACCCGAAAGTTGTTACCCAAATGGGCAACCAGGGCCACTCCGAAGCCAATTACTTCCAGTTCAAAGCCTGGACGGAAGCGGGCATCATCAAAGACGTGACCAACATCACCGCGCACATGAACTCGCCCCGCCGCTGGCACGGGTGGGATACGAATATCAAATCCTTCCCGAAAGCGGAACCCAAACCCGACACCCTCGACTGGGATGTTTGGCAGATGCAGACCAAAGGACATGAATATAATAAGGACTTCGTCAACGGCCAATGGCGTTGCTGGTTCGACTTTGGTATGGGCGCCCTCGGCGACTGGGGCGCGCACATCCTCGACACCGCGCATCAGTTCCTCGACCTGGGCCTGCCCACGGAAGTAAACCCCGTGAAGCTCACCGGGCATAATAATTTCTTCTACCCGACTTCAACGACCCTTTCCTTTAAATTCCCCGAGCGCCGGCAAATGCCCGCGGTGGAAATAATGTGGTACGACGGCGTTGATAACCTGCCCCCGATCCCGGCCGGCTACGGTGTTTCCGGCCTCGATCCGAACATCCCGCCGCCGAGCACCGGCGCCATCAAACCCGCGAAACTGAACCCGGGCAAGATCATCTACAGCAAAGACCTCACCTTCAAAGGCGGCTCCCACGCTTCCACGCTCTCCATCATCCCCGAAGAGAAAGCCAAAGCCATGGCGGGCAAGCTCCCCGAAGTGCAGAAGACGCCTTCCAACCACTACGCCAACTTCCTGCTGGCGTGCAAAGGCCAGGAAAAAGCGCGTTCTTCTTTCGATATCGCCGGGCCGCTCAGCCAGGTGTTCTGCCTAGGTGTGCTCGCGCAATGGACTGGCCGCAAGATCGAGTTCGACCGCGAGAAAAAGATTATCACCAACGACAAAAAAGCCAACCAGCTGCTCGTGGGCCCGCCCCCGCGCAAAGGTTGGGAACAATACTACAAAGTGTAACGCGCAGAGAGACGGCCCCCGGGCCGTCTCTCTCATTTCCGGGGCTCCGTATTCAAACGAGTAAGGCACCGGCGCAGGGGAGCCTGCCACACTACTGTAATGAGTAGTCTTTTGAGGCGTGCCAATGCGCTAATTTCCCGGTTGCAAAAACCGATATGCAGCTGCGGAGAATTTTGACATGGATAGGGGCCTTCGTGGCTTTGACGGCAGTAGCGGCCTGGGCGGTGCCATTGCTGAACGGCGGCATAGTGGCGGAACCTTTGCGCCACCGGGGCAAGGTGCATATCCGGAAAGACGGCGGGAAGTACACGCTCATCCGCAACGGCAAACCGTTTTTTGTGCAAGGCGCCTCCGGCCGGGGGACCTCGCCTTCCTCGCCGCATCCGGCGGAAATACTGTGAGAACTTACGACACCATCGGCCTCGCGGCCTTCCTCGACGAAGCGCAGCGCCTCGGCATCGCGGTGATCGCAGGGTTGCCGGTGCCTTCGAGCGCGTATGAAAAATTCTTTTACCGTAATGGAAAGAAGACGGATGCTTTATTGGAAAGCATCCGCAGCGCGGTACTGCGGTACCGGCATCATCCCGCGCTACTCATGTGGTGCCTGGGGAACGAGCCGGTGATGACGTGGAAGCCCGGGCACAAGGGGTTTTATTCCACCTTCAACCGCCTGCTCGCCACAATACACCAGCTCGATCCGGAACACCCCGTCACCACCACCATTCCCAATTTCAATATTGTCCAGATCTGGATGACGCGTCAAAAAGTGCCCGGCCTCGACCTGATTTCTTTCAATACATTCGGGCAGCTGAACAAGCTGAGCGCCCGGCTGGAGCGGTTTTCCCGTATTTGGGACGGGCCTTTCCTCGTGGCGGAATGGGGTACTCTCGGGCCCTGGGAATCCGACATCACAGCCTGGCAGGCGCCCGTCGAAAATACAAGTAGCAAGAAGGCCGAACAGTTGCGGAAGATGCACGCCGCTGATCTTCCCCTTCACAACCCCCGCTGCCTCGGCGCCCTCGCTTTCTACTGGGGCCACCGCCAGGAAGCCACCGGCACCTGGTTCAGCCTGTTCTCAGAATCCGGGCAGCCTACCGAATCAGTAGCCGCGCTCCGCGAAGTATGGGGAAAGCCCACGCACAACGACGCCTGGCCCAAAGTGAATTACATGCTGCTTGGCGGCAAAGGCGCCCGCGATAATATTTTACTTGCGTCCGGCGCGCAGTATACGGCCTCGCTGCTCCTGGATACCAGCAACACTGCGCTCATCGAAACCTTGCGGTGGCGCGTGGCGCAGGAAGACTGGTACCAATATCCCGGGCGGAGGAATCGTCCGCAGCCCCTGCTGGATACGGTTATCCGTGCGGTAGACGGGCTGGAGCTGGCTTTCGCGGTGCCGCGGCGGGGAGGTCCGTACCGGATTTTTGTGGAAGTCAATGCCCGGAACGGAAACATCGCCAACGCCAACACGCCATTTTATGTTGTTGAATAACCGATGGGGGATTTGAAACAAGCGCCACAACCCACCCGGAGCGATATGCTCTCGCTGCGCCTGATGATCGCCATCGGTACGCTGGGACTCTGCTTTTTCCTGTTTTGCCTGCTCAACCCCCTTCACATCGGGCATCCTGTGTTGTACTGGATGCTGGTGAGCGCTACGGTATTCTCCTGCCTGCGGGTGCTGCACGAATGGTATCATTACCTGTTCATCTCCATTCCCACACCTAAATCCGGGAATAAGCGGTTCACCGTCGATATCCTGACGACCTTCTGTCCGGGGGAGCCTTACGAAATGATCGTGGAAACCCTCGAAGCCATGCAGGCCGTCACCTACCCGCATACCTCCTGGCTCTGCGATGAAGCCGGTGACCCCTACCTGAAAGAAATCTGCCGTAAACTCGGCGTGCGGCACATAACGCGCAACCACCGCACCAACGCCAAGGCAGGTAACATCAATAACGCACTGCAATACGCCACCGGAGAACTTTGCGTGGTGCTCGACCCGGATCATATACCGGCGCCGAATCTCCTCGACCCCATCATTCCTTTCTTCAACGACGAAAAAATTGGTTATGTACAGATTGTGCAGGCGTATTACAACCTGGGCGACAGCCTGATCGCCAAAGGCGCGGCGCAGCAAACATTCCATTTCTACGGGCCGATGATGATGACCATGAACCGCTATGGAACCGTGCCCGCCATCGGGGCCAACTGCACGTTCAGACGCAGCGCGCTGGACGCCATCGGTGGGCATGCGGCGGGACTGGCGGAAGATATGCACACTGCGATGCAGCTGCACGCCAAAGGCTGGAAGTCCGCTTACCTGCCCGCGGTGCTCACGGAAGGAAGGGTGCCTTCGACACTTTCTGCCTATTACAAGCAACAACTGAAGTGGTCGCGCGGCTGCCTGGAATTGTTGTTCGTCACCTATCCGAAACTGTTTAAAAACTTCACCTGGGCGCAACGCTTCCATTACGGCACGGCTCCGCTGCATTATTTATCCGGCCTGATTTTCCTGTTGAACTTCATCGTGCCGGTGGTATCGCTTTCGATGGGGATTATTCCGTTTAAGATGGATCTCGTCTTATTTGGATTGGCGGGATTGCCTTTCCTGGTGAGTATCCTGGCTATCCGGCATTTTGTGCAGCAATGGGTAATGGGCCGGGGGAAAGGGGGAATCATGTGCTGGGGGGCTTCCTGCTGATCGGGACGTGGTGGGTGCACATCCTGGGATTGGTGTATACGGTCATCCGGAAGAAAGTACCCTACATCCCCACGCCGAAAGACGATCGTGAAAAAGACAACTGGCTGCTCAACCTGCCGAATATCGTGGTGGCAGCGTGTTCGCTTGCGGCGATCGTGTTTGGCTTGTACATCGACTGGAACCCTTACACCTGGATCATGGCGGGCATCGCGGGGATTAACTTCGCGGTGATGGTGTTCAATATCGCCATCAGCCGGCAGAAAGACGTGCAGGAGGTACGGGCGCGGTTCAGGGTGCTGCGCAATAGTTTTTCGTATTACAGAATGCTGAAACAATATTTCTGGAACTTCCGGCACGGCATTTACGCCGGGCTGCGGCAGTTCGCTTTCCCGATCATGTTGCTGATGGCCATTTCGACGCTGTATTTGTTCAGCAGCATGCGCCGTGGCAATGTTTCCGGAGGGTTGGGAGAACAGCGGGAGGAAGTTTTTTATACCGGTGTTTTCCAGCCTTCGGAACCGGGCGGCATTACGGAGAAAGCAGGGTGGGAAGATTTTCAGCGGCGCTTTGCCGTACATGCGGATATCGTTTCGGTGTACATTCCCTGGGGTGACGGGCCCCGGTCGGAAGTGCCGCTGCAACTGGCGGAAGCGATATACAGAAACGGCTCGTCGCCCATGATCACCTGGGAGCCCTGGGCTTCGGGGTTTACTTTTTCCGCCAACGATCCCGAGCTCAGCCGCGAAAGGAAGGTCATGGCCCGGATCGTGGCCGGCGTGTTCGACGGTTATGTGAGGAAATTCGCGCGGCAGGTGAAGGCGCTCAACCGGCCGGTGTTCCTGCGCTTCGCGCATGAGGCCGATAATCCTGGTTATCCCTGGTCTGCCACCGGTGGGAATACACCCGAAGAAATGAAAAACGCCTGGCGGCGTGTGCATGCCATTTTCCTCTCCGAACGCGCCTACAATGCCGTGTGGGTCTGGAACCCCTGGAAGCCCGAAGCTGTGGAGCCCTACTTCCCGGGCCGCAGGTACGTAGATTGGATCGGCGTAACGATGCTCAACTATGATTCGCTGGCCGCGGAAAAGGAATACGCATTCGCGGAATTGTATGCTCCCTTCCACCGCAAACCCATCTTCCGCTCCGGCCTCCCCGTAATGGTGGCGGAAGGCGGATCGTTGCGGACCGCCCACCAGCGTAAATGGATGGAGGACGCCGCACGCGCCATTTCCACGAGCTGCCGGGAGGTGCAGGCCTTCGTGGTTTTCCATTCCGCCTTCGACCGGAATGTACCGCCCGGCGCCGGCGTGCCCATGCTCGACTGGCGGATTGCCGACGCGGGAAATTTCTTCAGGGTCACCGGCGGAATTAAAAAAACAGGTGCCGCTCCCCTGAAGCAGTTGCGCTACATCACGCCGCCGGCGCCTGCGGTACGCCCCCGGTGGACCGACACGCTGCGCGGCATGGAGTACCAGAAAGGCGGCAACTGGTTCCGCAACCTGCATGCGCTTACGCGCGCGGAGGTGATACAGGATTTCCATGCGATGCGGGAAACGGGCGTTAATACCGTACGCCGCTACGGTCCCGGCGCATACGACCGCAACGTACTGGCCGCTGCGCGGGAATCGTCGCTGGGGTTGCATTACGGGTTCTGGCTCCCGCCCGTGTCCGACGCGGTTGCCGGGGAGGCGATGTTGCGGGAGAAGGCTGCGGAAATCGTTGCGGAAGTGAAGCGGTTGAGGCTTCATCCCGAAATCAAAGCCTGGAGTATTGCCAACACGTCTTTCAAATTCCTGCAATACCGTTTCGTGAAACCCGGTTACCTCTACCAGCAAAAAGCCTATACGCAATGGCTGCGGCAGCTGGTACAGGAAATCCGGAAGGCGGATGCTTCCCGCCCGGTGACCATCGATGTGGACGCAAACAGCCAGATAGCGGGGCTTTTGCAATACCTGTACGATGAAATTCCGCAGGTTGCTGCGTTTGGCGTGGTACTGCCGCCCGACGGCGAAGGGCTCGTGCAGCTGGCAGATGTAACGGCGCCGTATTTTATCAGCCGCGCACCGGTAAGTTTATATGCTACGGCAGGACCAACGCGCAACGGGGTTTTCATTACTTCCTGGCAAGATGAAGAAGCCACCAACCGCATAACTTTCGACGGGCTGTTGGATACCGACGGCCGCCGGAAACCGGACTGGCACCGGTTGCACGCGATCTGGAAAGGCGGCGGGGAAAAGGAGTCCGTGCCGGAGATCAGCATCCTGCGGCCCGCCATAGCAGCGCGGGAAGGCAAAACGCTGGAATACCGCGCGCTGCTCCGGGAAAACGGGAACTGGCAATATGCTTCTGAGGGTGATATTGCTTTTGAGTGGAGCCTCGTGCGGCTGGACCGGCAAGGGAAAGCCATCCGGCGGGACAAATTGGGCAATGGCGCGGTGATCCGTGTGGAGATACCTTTCAACCCGGCATCGTACCGGTTGCATGTGTCTGCAGCAAGGGGAGGTGATGTGTCTGTAGCGATGGCAACGCTCAACACGCCCTTGTGAGCTCAGCTCAGGCGTGCCGCGTAATTCTTTTTCACGAATTGATTGATGAACGTGTTTAACCCGAGGCCCTTCCGGGCGAGGGATTTCATTTCTTCCACCGGCGCAACGCCCGGCACTATGTAATTGTAATGATACGCTGTACCGTCTTTAAAGTGGACATTGATATACCGCTCGTCAATTTCATAATACCGGACGCCGGAAACGCCGCTGAGATTTTTGTACGGCTGCATGAAGACGTGGTTTTGGTGTGAATAATAGATACCGGGAGGGAATGGAAGGGTGAAAAAATTCACTTTCCGTCGAGCCGGGTTACATGCGCCGCGATGGCTATCCAGCGGCCGTCGCGCTTTTCGTAGACATCCATATAGTTGTTTTTGACGGTTGTTTCTTTCCCGTTTTGGGTCATGGTGAATTCCACCACGGCCACCACGATCCCGATATTTCCTTTCACGGTGATCTCCACATTGTCGATCATGGCGGAGGTAATGGGCATGGCGGGTTTCGCTACATTTTTGATGAGGTCTTTTTTGCTGATGCGCGCGCCGGCAGCGTTGATCATCACGAGATCATCGGCCACGATGCGGTGGATGGTGGCGGTATCTTTTTCAGGGTACGCCTGGATCCAGTCGGCATTGTGGTTGCGGAGGGCGTTGTGGTCTGCGTCTTGCGCACGGGCGGATAAAACGGAGAGCAGTGAAAAGGCGGCAAGCAGGATGGGGAGTTGCATAACAGGGGATTTAACTGGAATTATTCACTGAATGTACGAAATTCCCCTGCATCCGGGAGGTATTTTTCTTGATAAAATAGAATTTAAATAACTGATTATCAAAGCATTAAAACCCTTCATCAAATTAGTTGACAAAAGCAACTATATTTTGTAGATTTGAAGCACCATGCAAGCAGCCATTACTTTCCAAACCGCCACTACGCCGGAACAATACCAATCCGCTTGTGGTATTTTCCGTGCTTACGCCCGGTCGCTGGATTTTGACTTGCAATTCCAGGGTTTTGAGGCGGAACTGGAGCATATCCATGAGCAATACGGCGCCCCGGATGGCGCACTCATCCTGGCTTACAACGGCAACCGGGTAGTGGGTTGCATCGCGGTGCGGAAATTTGCCGAAGGGGAATCCGAACTGAAAAGGATGTTCGTGCTCCCGGAGTTCCGCGGCCACCGGCTAGGCGAAACCCTGCTCCAGCAAGCCCTCGGGGCCGCCAAAGCCCTGGGCTACCGCAATGTCAAACTGGATACCCTGCCCAATATGACCTCCGCCATCAAACTCTACGAAGCGCATGGCTTCAAAAAAATCGCGCCTTACAGGTTCAATCCCATGCAAGGCGCGATCTTTATGGAAGCGGATCTGTAAACTTTTTTATTTCGTTTCGACCACTATTTCCCCTCCCAGCTGGAAAAGGCTATGCGGCACAAACCATCCCTGCTGCAACTTCCCGTTCACCCGAACGCCCGCCAGGTCGCGGCTTTTGCCCTGCCTGCGGATCGTGAGCCATTTGCCGTTTTCCGCTTTCCAGCGCACTTCGTCGAATAAGGGCACGGTGGCCAGGTATTCCGGATCGGTGGCGGAAAATGTGTATAACCCCGCCGCGCAGAAAACATACCACGCCGACATTTCCCCCGCGTCATCCATCCCGCAAAGCGCATTGCCAAACTCACCGATGCCGTACAGGTGGTTCAGGATCGTATCGATGACTTTTTGCGACTTCTCCGGTTTATTGATGAAGTAATATGAGAACGGCGCCTCATGGTCGGGCTGGTTGCCGTGGCAATACTGACCGATCATCGATTCCACGTTCC
Above is a genomic segment from Chitinophaga pollutisoli containing:
- a CDS encoding RagB/SusD family nutrient uptake outer membrane protein → MKKSLFILTAIAVGSIFSACTKDFLDREPLDAYNDENIWRNENDLLAALNGCYKGWEDIYNIMYMDCATDNGYNQWPWEGYTSIGNGTVTASDVDAANRWNYTTIQKCNTFLENADKAEADAAKKDRMKAEARFLRAYQYFTLTQLYGNVPLVTKTVTMAEANTIKQTPIAEVRQFILDELAAIAPQLDVSYSGSDVGRITRGAALALRARLNLYMKKWDDAITDSRAVMQLGYKLDTSYANVFRIKFENNTEVILDVQYMENIVPNEWLGIMPSRGYGGWGSVVPSQALVDAYEMANGKPITDPASGYNPDDPYTNRDPRLQASIVTPGQRYNGRIYDPLDPESEDYYLGDNNSKTGYLYKKWTSDFSDYANIWNTGLNAIVIRYPEVLLTYAEAMIEKGTIDNTVYDAIDEVRKRAKMPVTDRTVYTGQVKMRELVRRERRVELALEGLRWNDIKRWEIGPAVRNGKLFGMRTGSVDPVTGKLTLTGDHVEVENRLFDASKNYVWPVPQKELDVNKHLDQNPNY
- a CDS encoding carbohydrate-binding family 9-like protein, which encodes MQRFQQYFMWMAAALAMAPLLLRGQSFTEQSRVFTDTPRHYVCQRATMPLVIDGRDTENAWQQAEWTDDFTDIEGAKKPAPLFRTRVKMLWDDEKLYVFAELKEPHVWATLRQADTIIYYDNDFEMFLDPPGNSREYFEIEVNAHNTVMDLFMPRAYRAGGKAMLSWDVKGLQTAVHVKGTLNNPRDKDTSWTVEMAIPFRALAAYHTRSIPRNGDTWRVNFSRVQWQYEIEGNAYRKRPKTPEYNWVWSPQGIVDMHAPERWGFLQFSAQPAGERVAYKTPEYVEAEKFLWELYYRQHQYRRANGKYTADLTALKLDKHSFDFNMEATGRQFSAVIRQGSRTIIIDHEGKIIRYE
- a CDS encoding family 10 glycosylhydrolase, which produces MNKRHFLKSLGLGSLALATPSLAMAGMQGEAKKIAGPVRHRIWINPSAKDTDAELKKRYADYRAAGIGVIYFEEDSERHFRAAKAAGIEAHRWFWTMNRNEKELREQHPELFSVNRKGESCATKPPYVGYYRFLCPNQPGTLQYLKSKAEEQVAKDYIDGLHLDYVRFVDVILPVNLWDNYKIDQSKELPEYDFCYCKTCRDKYAGIYGKDPLEMEHPDQSPSWRKFRYDSITHIVRNLSEVAHAKKKPITAAVFPTPEIAKRIVRQDWVNWPLDAVCPMIYHGFYREGVQWIGDAVAEGVNALNGKFPLYAGLYLPDFNGNHDDIRKAIRLALDNGAAGASIFGSVTPQLLGILRETAG
- a CDS encoding Gfo/Idh/MocA family oxidoreductase; its protein translation is MMNNDYSRRRFLQQAMLASAALATPGFLMARGMAAPRKIGANEKVNLAVIGIGNRGGEIIRELYKTGLCNIVALCDVDMGAPHTLEIMKMFPDVPRFQDFRKMFDKMGKQIDAVSVGVPDFAHFPITMMAIGLGIHVYVEKPMARTFQEVELMMKAAAKNPKVVTQMGNQGHSEANYFQFKAWTEAGIIKDVTNITAHMNSPRRWHGWDTNIKSFPKAEPKPDTLDWDVWQMQTKGHEYNKDFVNGQWRCWFDFGMGALGDWGAHILDTAHQFLDLGLPTEVNPVKLTGHNNFFYPTSTTLSFKFPERRQMPAVEIMWYDGVDNLPPIPAGYGVSGLDPNIPPPSTGAIKPAKLNPGKIIYSKDLTFKGGSHASTLSIIPEEKAKAMAGKLPEVQKTPSNHYANFLLACKGQEKARSSFDIAGPLSQVFCLGVLAQWTGRKIEFDREKKIITNDKKANQLLVGPPPRKGWEQYYKV
- a CDS encoding glycoside hydrolase family 2 TIM barrel-domain containing protein; the protein is MRTYDTIGLAAFLDEAQRLGIAVIAGLPVPSSAYEKFFYRNGKKTDALLESIRSAVLRYRHHPALLMWCLGNEPVMTWKPGHKGFYSTFNRLLATIHQLDPEHPVTTTIPNFNIVQIWMTRQKVPGLDLISFNTFGQLNKLSARLERFSRIWDGPFLVAEWGTLGPWESDITAWQAPVENTSSKKAEQLRKMHAADLPLHNPRCLGALAFYWGHRQEATGTWFSLFSESGQPTESVAALREVWGKPTHNDAWPKVNYMLLGGKGARDNILLASGAQYTASLLLDTSNTALIETLRWRVAQEDWYQYPGRRNRPQPLLDTVIRAVDGLELAFAVPRRGGPYRIFVEVNARNGNIANANTPFYVVE
- a CDS encoding glycosyltransferase family 2 protein, with the protein product MKQAPQPTRSDMLSLRLMIAIGTLGLCFFLFCLLNPLHIGHPVLYWMLVSATVFSCLRVLHEWYHYLFISIPTPKSGNKRFTVDILTTFCPGEPYEMIVETLEAMQAVTYPHTSWLCDEAGDPYLKEICRKLGVRHITRNHRTNAKAGNINNALQYATGELCVVLDPDHIPAPNLLDPIIPFFNDEKIGYVQIVQAYYNLGDSLIAKGAAQQTFHFYGPMMMTMNRYGTVPAIGANCTFRRSALDAIGGHAAGLAEDMHTAMQLHAKGWKSAYLPAVLTEGRVPSTLSAYYKQQLKWSRGCLELLFVTYPKLFKNFTWAQRFHYGTAPLHYLSGLIFLLNFIVPVVSLSMGIIPFKMDLVLFGLAGLPFLVSILAIRHFVQQWVMGRGKGGIMCWGASC